Part of the Coriobacteriaceae bacterium genome is shown below.
CGTCTTGGCGTCGGCGACGATGCTCCAGGACTTCTGGGCGGCAATCTTCATGTTGGTAACGTGGATGCCATAGGCCGAAAGATTGTCGATGGTGGTTGTATTCTCGGAAGGGCCCTGGAGCGTGCCGTCTGCCTTAGCGACGAACGGAATGACGGTCGGGGCTTTGAACTTGATGTTGTCGATTTCGGTCCTGATGGTCACGTTGGTGGTTCCAGTGCGTCCCTCCGCCAGGGCGGTGGTCGGCGCGGCGCCCATTGCGAGTGCGAGCGCCAGCCCTGCGCCCACGACGAGCACCCTGGCCCCATTCAAGTTCCTGGTGATGTCCATAATCGTTCCTTTCTATTCGTCACGGACCGTTTCCGTGAGGGTTAGACGAAAGCGGCACGGGTGCGCATTTTCATAACAGGTGGCAGGTCTAGTCTTCTGTCTGCGCAACTCGCACCTTGACGCGCGTGGGATTGCCATGGACGTCGTAGGTCTTGGCGTCGAGCGCTTGAATCTCGATATACGCCTCGCCTTCTTTGATGTCGCCTGCAGGGCAGGTCTCAACGGTCTTGCCGGTCTCGACCACGCCCGATTCATAGATGGTCTCGTCGTTTTGGATCACGCGGAAACGCTGGGGAAACTTGTTATCCTGGACGTTTTGCACGTTGACGCGCAGCTTGCCGCCTTTTTGTAGCTGGGCGACCGGTGCGACCGAGATCGTCATCATGTTGTCGCGGACGATGGCATCGAGCTCGTCCTGGATTTCCTGACGCGACTTACCCTCTGCCGCTGTGACCGAGGCACCCGTCTCGGCGACAGGCTTTGACTGCCAAGCGTAAAGGCCGACGGCGATAAGGGCGCAGGCGATGGCCAAACAGACGGCGCCGAGCCTTTTTCGATGTTTTGACCCTAGGGGGCTCGACTGCTTCCTTACGCTCATGCGGCATCCTTAGTGGTATAGACGCGCGCGAACGTGGACGGATCGGCGCCAAAGAGCATGTGGAGCATGAGGCGTCGCGAGTAGATGAGCTCGTCGAAGTTTGGGTCGAGTTTGATGTCGTGGATGTGGGCGATGTGGTGGGCGAGTGCCGAAAACGATTCGGGATCGCAAATCACGTCGGTGGTGACGTGATAGACAGCCGCATCGGGAAATGCCTCCTCATCGAAGGGCAGAAGATATGGGTCATCGTCAACTTCGATGGCGATGCCGTACTGGGGCCAGTAATATGCCATGGGAACCTCCCTGTTTTTGGGCCAAACCTTCTATTGGTTTTGGCTGTCGATGCCGACCGTATCAGCCACAACTTGACCAATTTCTGACCAAATGCTTGACGGGTTTACATCGCCGCAGGTGAGAGACGCTAAAAAATATCTCAAGTTTTTTCGAGCGCCAATTGTGTGCGTGGCTGCGATGGAAAGGAGCGCGTTAAATAGAGCGCCTGCCGAGAAAACGCCGCCGCTCGCCGAATTGCGCAAACGTAAAATTCGCCAATTATGGAGACGGTCTCAGTCACGTCGACGAAACGATGCGGTAACATCTCCCTGCAAACACTGTAGTTAACTAAAGGGGGAGTTCGCGTGTCTGCAGCCATCAAACCCTTCGGCGACGAGTTCGAAGAATATGGTCGCGATGAATCTCGCACATCGGGCGAGGCGTCGAGCATCTCGTTTCCGACAACGGAGGACGAAGTCCGCGCCATTCTGCGAAAGCTCCATGCCGAGCATGTTCCGATAACGGTCCAGGGTGCTCGGACCGGTCTGGCTGCCGGTGCCGTGCCTCACGGCGGGCATATCCTCAACACTTCTCGTATGAATCGCTACCTGGGTCTCCGCCGCGACGAGCGAGGCCGTTTTCTGCTGCGCGTGGAGCCGGGCGTCGTGCTTTCGGAGTTGCGCAAGCAACTGGGTAAGAAGGCATTGCCGACCGCTGACTGGGATCAGGTATCGCTTGAGGCCTATGAGGAGTTCCAGGCAGCTCCTGAGCAGTTCTTTCCCACCGATCCCACCGAGGCATCTGCCTGCCTGGGCGGCATGGCGGCGTGCAATGCCTCCGGTGCCCGCAGTTACGCCTACGGCCCCATGCGCCCGCACGTTACGGGGCTTCACGTGGCACTGGCGGACGGCGACCTGCTTGAGCTTCATCGAGGTCAGGCGCACGCTGACGCACGCCACTTGTCGCTCGTGACAGCGGAAGGCCGCGCGCTCGAGCTGGATCTTCCTGGCTATACCATGCCCAAGACCAAAAACGCGTCGGGTTATTTCGTTTCGGACGATATGGACGCCGTCGACCTCTTTATCGGTGCGTGTGGCACACTCGGCGTCATTACCGAGCTCGAGATCGCCTTGCAGGCGGCACCTTCGGTCGTATGGGGTGTGAGCTGCTTTTTCGACAGCGAGGACAAGGCGGTGTCCTTTACCGATTCCGTGCGCCCCGTGCTGTCCCATGCCGCCGCTATTGAGTATTTCGATGCCGGCGCCTTGGATATCCTTCGCCGCCAGCGCGAGCAGTCGACCGCGTTTGCCTCGCTGCCGGCACTCGACGATGAGGCAAAGGTCTGTGTTTACGTGGAACTCGACTGCGACGACGAGGCGCAAGCGACCGAGGAGCTGTACCACCTGGGATGGGTTTTGGAGCTTGCGGGCGGCCACGACGACGCGACCTGGGTTGCACGCACCGAGGTCGATCGCGAATGCCAGCGGTTCTTCCGCCACGCCGTTCCCGAGAGCGTCAACATGCTCATCGACGAGCGCCGCCGCACCGACCCCACCATTACCAAGCTGGGGTCGGATATGTCGGTGCCCAACACGCGCCTGGCCGATGTCGTTGCCCTCTATCGCCGCACGCTGGCCGAAAGCGGGCTTGAGTCTGCCGCCTGGGGACATATCGGCAACAACCATCTGCATGTGAATATCCTGCCTCGCGATGCGCAAGACTAC
Proteins encoded:
- a CDS encoding FAD-binding oxidoreductase — encoded protein: MSAAIKPFGDEFEEYGRDESRTSGEASSISFPTTEDEVRAILRKLHAEHVPITVQGARTGLAAGAVPHGGHILNTSRMNRYLGLRRDERGRFLLRVEPGVVLSELRKQLGKKALPTADWDQVSLEAYEEFQAAPEQFFPTDPTEASACLGGMAACNASGARSYAYGPMRPHVTGLHVALADGDLLELHRGQAHADARHLSLVTAEGRALELDLPGYTMPKTKNASGYFVSDDMDAVDLFIGACGTLGVITELEIALQAAPSVVWGVSCFFDSEDKAVSFTDSVRPVLSHAAAIEYFDAGALDILRRQREQSTAFASLPALDDEAKVCVYVELDCDDEAQATEELYHLGWVLELAGGHDDATWVARTEVDRECQRFFRHAVPESVNMLIDERRRTDPTITKLGSDMSVPNTRLADVVALYRRTLAESGLESAAWGHIGNNHLHVNILPRDAQDYRRGGELFAQWAAEVTAMGGAVSAEHGVGKIKAGFLETMYGHEAMVESARLKLQLDPAGQLGRGNLFSEKLLDELVQKGGA